The DNA region CTAATTCTAGTTGCTGATGCTATTCCAGATACTATATCACTATCATTGTAATCTACATTTTTTCTTTCAATAATGTATGGCTTAATATCTAAATTATAACCCTTTATTGCCCTAATATATTCCATTGCCAAAATATTGTTGGATTTATATAAATCAGTCCCTTTTAAAACCATACTACAAGCCTTATTATATGAATACCCTTTTGAAGTATATTCAACTATTTTATCATCTACAAGCAATTCACTCATCTTAATAATTTCAGATATATTAGAAGTTTCTGCTCCAAAAACTTGTATATCTACACTTAATTTAGAAAGTATTCTAGTAGAATACGAACAATAAATCTCAGCATTTTGAAAACTAATATATGGTGGAATTTCTACCACTATATCATAGCCCATATCTAATGCTATATTAGTTCTATCTAACACATTTAATATACTAAGTTCTCCCCTTTGTACAAAATCAGATGATATTAGTGCAATTTTTAAATCAGGATTTATTCTTTTATTTATTTCATCTAACTGATACTTATGCCCATTATGAAATGGATTAAACTCAGCCACTACTCCTACTATCATATATCACCTACCTTTACTATATATTATATTATCTATTAGTAATTATTTCAAGTTTTTAAAAAATTAGAAAAAACATAATAATATTGTATTGACATTTGAAAGTTTAAGAGTATAATGTACTAGAAATTATGCGAATTTGAAAAATAAAATATTAAAAATAAAATTTTTAAAATAGGGAGATGACAAAAATGATTTCAAAATACAAAAAACTTATCTTACTATTTTTTCTCACTCTTATTTTAGTCAGTATTTTAAATTTTATATGGTTAAAATTAAATTTACAATATAATTTTATAAAATCAATGTTAGTAGGAATAGGTATAGTGATTATAGCGAAAATAATAGGATATAAATTATATTAGTGAAAATTGATTAAAAAAGGAGTCAAAATGAATAAAAAAACATTGTTAATGCAGGTATTATAGGTGCATTAGCAGGTATATTTTCAACTGCTTTAGAAAGATATGGTATAAGTTATACTTATAAAATCCTAATCTTGTTTATTTCATTAAGTATTATAAGTTATTATTTAAATAAAATAAATAAATAAATAAGAATAATTATAAAATTAAAATAAATTAAAATAGAATTATTTTTATATCAATAAACATAACTCTATTTTTTTATTCAAATGATATTAGTGAAATTTTTAAATTATTCTTTAACAATCTCATTATATTATTTTCTTTTTTTAATAAATCTATCTAATTTTTCAAATATTTTTTCATCATTAGGGTCTAACCAAATATCAGGTTCTACTCCTATATATTCCTTTGCTTTATCTATGGTTTCATGATAAAAATAACTCATATTTACACCAATCTTTGAATTGGGTAATAACCAGGTAATTTCAGACATATTTCCAGAAATTGCTCCAGCTGTTGATACACCTAGAATTATAACATTTTTATAGTCTACTAATTTTAAAATTATACTTATAATTTCTGGAGCAGAAGAAGTTTCTCTGTCAACTAATATGTATATCTTATTTTTATTTTTTTTATATACCTTATTAAGCATAGTTTTGCCTTCTATTTTTTTCCATGATAAATCAATATAATTAAGTGCAAATTTTTTCATTCCCTTATTTATGGCTTCTTCCATATTATAATAATATTTACTTAATATATTATTAAATGTTGAAGTATATCCTCCTTTATTTCCTCTAAAATCTATTACTAAATCCTTTTCTTTTATCTTGTCTAAATATTTTTCGTAATAATTTATATCTTTACCCTTAAAACTTCTAGCACGAATTATATAATAATTTCTATATTCTTCAAATTCATTTTTATTCATTTTAAAATTAATACTGTTAATTTTTTGTAATGTATATTCTAAAAATTTCCCATCTTTTAATTTTAAATTTAATTTAATATTTTTATCATCAATATTACTGTTTGCAACAATTGTATACCTAATGTTACCTTTTTTATCTAAAGTATATTTAATATATTTTTCTCTATCTTCTTTTGAAATTTTATCTAACAATT from Oceanivirga salmonicida includes:
- a CDS encoding nucleotidyltransferase family protein translates to MIVGVVAEFNPFHNGHKYQLDEINKRINPDLKIALISSDFVQRGELSILNVLDRTNIALDMGYDIVVEIPPYISFQNAEIYCSYSTRILSKLSVDIQVFGAETSNISEIIKMSELLVDDKIVEYTSKGYSYNKACSMVLKGTDLYKSNNILAMEYIRAIKGYNLDIKPYIIERKNVDYNDSDIVSGIASATRIREMIKNKEDISSLVPYNAKYSYVMGYEEKLFSLFKYIALTKNIDNIYDMTQDLKNYILKRLKIVYNYNDFINEMASRHISINRIKRLMLNVVLDISKEYMDNIKKSEISEIKILGINQKGSKYVKNLDFAKVNFKDINENIKYKLLYEYLVDKYDNYNSIYKEK
- a CDS encoding S41 family peptidase, whose product is MSIKKFLIFVFSVAFFLFISFKFKTKDIEFIPNKFNIVKEKEYIFDRKARSNAEYENIVKRNWEFGNTVANVEISTEKAIEDIEVFMYLLKTRYPYYDKFGGDATFSKAKNEILKILNRKDEIGSFELSKIILNNLKVIEDIHFKVFGYNDINKNYYYYYKYDKYVDNKLLDKISKEDREKYIKYTLDKKGNIRYTIVANSNIDDKNIKLNLKLKDGKFLEYTLQKINSINFKMNKNEFEEYRNYYIIRARSFKGKDINYYEKYLDKIKEKDLVIDFRGNKGGYTSTFNNILSKYYYNMEEAINKGMKKFALNYIDLSWKKIEGKTMLNKVYKKNKNKIYILVDRETSSAPEIISIILKLVDYKNVIILGVSTAGAISGNMSEITWLLPNSKIGVNMSYFYHETIDKAKEYIGVEPDIWLDPNDEKIFEKLDRFIKKRK